GCGCCCCCCACTTCCGCGACGAAGCCACGCCCCCAGTGGGGCcacaccccccgccccgtggGGCCACGCCCCTCCGGAGCGCCCATGGCGGGGCTGGCGCGCGTGCTGGTGCAcgtgcggcggggcggggcggggcgcggcgcaGGGCGGCCCGCGGCCTTCGGGCAGGTACCGGGGGcaaagggggggcgggggggggggggcagtgagGGGGGCGCGCTGGGCGTGCAAAGCCTGCACCGGGCGGGAGGGGCACAGCAGGGGGGTGACTGTGCAAGGGGGGGCACAGCAGGGGGTGAGCGTGCAAGGGGGGTGCAAGAGTGCACAGAcacctgggggtgggggttgtgCACACACCTGGCTGCTGCCGCAGGGGGCTcctgtgccatgctggtggCCATCGCGGTGCCACGGTACTGGCCATCGCGGTGGCCATCGCGGTGCCACGGCACAGgccacgcccccccccccccccagagcgTCACCGGCACCTTCTGCGCCGCACACGAGGACGCGGCTGTGGTGACCTGCGGGCTGGATGGCGGCCGCTTCCTCATCTCCGACGTGGCCTTCCCCggctccaccaccaccctcctCAAGGTGGGTGAGGGGCCAGcgcacccctgggtgcccccccccacagtgcccccccccctcctctcaCACGTCTCCCCCGCAGAGACCCTCCTTCTGCCCCGCCAAGTGCCTGGGGCAGCGGCCGGAGCTGACCCCCCCCGCCGagctgcggggccggggggtggCCGCGGGGGTGGCGGTGCTGCTGCAGGCCAGCACCGGCCGCATCCTGCTCACGCGCCGCGCCAGCACCCTCAGCATCTTCCCCAACGTCTGGGTGCCGCCCGGTGAGTCCAGCCGCagcggggggggaggggggggcaaTCGCTTTGGGGTGCCCCTAACCCTCTGTCCCCTCCTCGCAGGTGGGCACGTGGAGCCGGATGAGGAGGtgaggggacagggaggagggggTGTTGGGGGGCTGGTGCACTCTGacctacccccccccccatctctcCTCGGCCGCAGCTGCTGGACGtggggctgcgggagctggaggaggagacGGGGCTGCGCCTGGACGCGGGGACCTTCTCCTGGAGGATGCTCGGCCTCTGGGAGGTAAcaccctgctgggctggggggctcagcaccggccccccgcccccatagcacccagcacccatgggtgggggTGGCGGCACCTGGCTGACAGGTTCCCCACTCCCAACGGGACCGGCCCAGGGTCCCAGCACTGCTCATGTTCCCCCAGTCCATCTACCCGCCCATGCTGAGCCGGGGGCTGCCGCGCCGCCACCACATCGTCAcctacctgctgctgctctccgcCGAGCCCCACGAGCAGCTGGAGGTGAGCAGCACCCAaccgggggtgggggctggggaccGCCGGGGGGCTCCGCGCCTGAGCCTCGGGGGTCCAGGCCAGGATGCGGCCCAGCGAGAGTGAGGTGAGCGCCTACGCCTGGCTGGAGCCCCCCATCCTAGAGGCCATCGCAGCCACCGAGGACGGAGCAGACAGCGTGGGAAGCGTCCCCGACACGCTGCCGGCCACCGTCAGGTGAGGACACACCCAGGGGGCTGCGAGAAACGGGGCGCAGAGACCCCCAGACCCCTTGTCCCTACCGCCTTCCTTCCCTCAGCATCACGGAGCTGCGTGATGGCAGTGCCCgcagcacccagctccccaCCGCCACGCTCCTGCGCGTGGCCCCAGCCCACGGGGAGGACGTGGAGCGCGTCAGCACCGGCACCAAGTTCGCTCTTCAGCGCTGGCTGGAGCCCCCGGGCCCAAGGGCAGTGCCACACCACAGGGAATAAAGTCACTGCCCACGGGGACTGGAGTCCGTGtgggagggggatggggaagcGAGGGGGGGGAGTGGGATGGGTGGGCACGgcccccgctgccagccccggggagggtgaggagggggcaGGATGGGCGCTGAGCAGGGCACGTGCCCCAGCCAAGCTCACGCGGTGCTGGGTCCATAAAAGGGGGCGGCAGCCTGGCAGTACCCAGAGCGGAGCCGCCGCGCTTGCCGGGGGAGCGGGGTCCCACGGTGGCCGCATCCTGCTGCTCCAAGAGGGGGCTGGGCTccagggagagcagagcagagttAGGGGAGGGGGCTGACCTGAGCAGGGGGCTGACCTGAGCAGGTGGCGTTGGGAACCCCCCTCCCCGTGGGGGATTTCAGAAATGCCGATGTTCCGAAACGCCAAGATCCCCCTCAGGGGTGGCGGAGCCGGTGGGGGGGCACCAGGCTGAGGTCCCCGCGCCCCCTCGTCCCCCCAGCTCCTCGCACCAGGGGTCCGGGCGGCGATTTAACCCAGCTCAAGGATTTAACACTTTTATTGCATTGAAATACTCACCGCGCGTACGATACAAGAAATAAATCGTCCAAGCAGGATGCTGTGCGCTGCTCCCCCGGCCCGGGCACCGCATTGAATTCCAGGGAAGGagcagttataaaaaaaaaaaaaaaaaaaaagtgctaaaaaaaaattgctacatGTGATACCTCGCGCTGCACCACCAGAATTGAGAGACGAGGTCGGCCACGGGGAGCAAGCCCAAGCAGTGGGTATATCGCTGTAGAGGTTACAAACCAAGatacacatttaaatacataaataatttgtGCAGCGGATGATGCGTCGTCACCTCTGGACGCAACCTTCATTTAGTCCTCGCGTAGGTACAGGAACGGGGAGCTCTTTGGAGTTTTGTATGTACAAAAGCTGCAACTGAAAATATAGATCATCTATTTGTTCTCTGTACAGGTCTGGCTGGGAATatttaaaagggggaaaaattagtttgttttttttttttttttcctttaaatacacTGTAATTACAACTGTGACAGCACTAAAGGGGcgggtgggagggaggcagcagcgTGGTCAGGGCACCCGCCGCGCCTCCCTCCCGGGTTGCTCGTCCCTGCTCATCCCCCTGCCGCCGCCTCCCATTAAAAATGAGGAATAATTTCCAGTCGGGGCTCGGGAGGCAGCACCAGCCTCGCTCAGGGTCCccaggggggcgggggggggtgcaggacgggctgccctggggaagcGGGAGCTGCTCCTGCGGCAGAATTCTCCTCCTCAGCTCTTGGACCGCTGGAGCAGAACCCTAACGAATAGTTTAAAGGTACTTCTTTAAAAGTCAGGGGGTATGGCTGACCCTCGGAGACGGGCACTCGCCAGCCGACATCCCACCGAGCTCGGGAGCGTGCTGTGCGCACAGCTACGGCCGTGGGACGCATCCTTCCTACCGCGGAAGGA
The sequence above is drawn from the Falco naumanni isolate bFalNau1 chromosome 20, bFalNau1.pat, whole genome shotgun sequence genome and encodes:
- the NUDT17 gene encoding nucleoside diphosphate-linked moiety X motif 17 isoform X1; the encoded protein is MLVAIAVPRYWPSRWPSRCHGTGHAPPPPQSVTGTFCAAHEDAAVVTCGLDGGRFLISDVAFPGSTTTLLKRPSFCPAKCLGQRPELTPPAELRGRGVAAGVAVLLQASTGRILLTRRASTLSIFPNVWVPPGGHVEPDEELLDVGLRELEEETGLRLDAGTFSWRMLGLWESIYPPMLSRGLPRRHHIVTYLLLLSAEPHEQLEARMRPSESEVSAYAWLEPPILEAIAATEDGADSVGSVPDTLPATVSITELRDGSARSTQLPTATLLRVAPAHGEDVERVSTGTKFALQRWLEPPGPRAVPHHRE
- the NUDT17 gene encoding nucleoside diphosphate-linked moiety X motif 17 isoform X2 → MAGLARVLVHVRRGGAGRGAGRPAAFGQSVTGTFCAAHEDAAVVTCGLDGGRFLISDVAFPGSTTTLLKRPSFCPAKCLGQRPELTPPAELRGRGVAAGVAVLLQASTGRILLTRRASTLSIFPNVWVPPGGHVEPDEELLDVGLRELEEETGLRLDAGTFSWRMLGLWESIYPPMLSRGLPRRHHIVTYLLLLSAEPHEQLEARMRPSESEVSAYAWLEPPILEAIAATEDGADSVGSVPDTLPATVSITELRDGSARSTQLPTATLLRVAPAHGEDVERVSTGTKFALQRWLEPPGPRAVPHHRE